The Bradyrhizobium sp. WBAH42 genome includes a window with the following:
- a CDS encoding AraC family transcriptional regulator: MSGTAADRCKIPRAFWQAVEHIGVPPAVLLRQAKLPATLHLNDQGQVTTVQYFALWRALEELKPEPGLGLMLVQSVETAVHPPSSLAAFYARDYRDGLNRLARFKRLCSPEQLHVEDGKDECVVTTEWPYATDPEPAITTDVTFASLVELGRRGTGQHLTPKRVELVRPRSKSDVHQKYFECQIRYGAARNLLVLKSADLDRPFPGHNKELLEILTPALASALGELKARSSVREQVKVVLKRSLASGRPELSDVARDLGLSERTLQRRITEEGTSFRELLVEARQELGRQLLSDPTADIDEVACLLGYQDASSFYRAFRYWEGVTPSRWRELHGNKIH, encoded by the coding sequence ATGAGCGGAACGGCGGCGGACAGGTGCAAGATTCCCCGGGCCTTTTGGCAGGCCGTTGAACATATCGGCGTGCCGCCGGCCGTGCTGTTGCGGCAGGCGAAGCTGCCGGCAACCTTGCACCTGAACGATCAGGGGCAGGTCACCACGGTGCAATATTTTGCGCTCTGGCGAGCGCTGGAGGAGCTGAAGCCGGAGCCGGGGCTCGGCTTGATGCTGGTGCAGAGCGTCGAGACGGCGGTGCATCCGCCGTCGAGCCTCGCTGCTTTCTATGCAAGGGACTATCGCGATGGACTGAACCGCCTCGCGCGCTTCAAGCGGTTGTGCTCGCCCGAACAGCTGCACGTCGAGGATGGCAAGGACGAGTGCGTCGTCACGACGGAGTGGCCGTACGCAACGGATCCGGAGCCCGCGATTACGACCGACGTGACCTTCGCCTCGCTGGTCGAGCTCGGGCGCCGTGGTACGGGACAGCATCTGACGCCGAAGCGGGTCGAGCTGGTTCGTCCTCGCTCCAAGAGCGACGTCCACCAGAAATACTTCGAATGCCAGATCCGCTATGGCGCGGCGCGGAACCTGCTGGTCCTGAAATCCGCCGACCTCGATCGTCCGTTTCCCGGGCACAACAAGGAGTTGCTCGAAATCCTGACGCCGGCATTGGCGTCAGCCTTGGGCGAATTGAAGGCGCGCAGCTCCGTCAGGGAGCAGGTGAAGGTCGTCCTCAAGCGGAGCCTTGCGAGCGGACGGCCCGAATTGTCCGACGTCGCGCGCGATCTCGGCTTAAGCGAGCGGACTCTTCAGCGCCGCATCACCGAGGAAGGAACGAGCTTCCGCGAACTCCTCGTCGAGGCGCGTCAGGAGCTCGGGCGGCAGCTTCTGTCGGATCCGACGGCTGACATCGACGAGGTCGCGTGCCTTCTGGGTTATCAGGACGCAAGCTCGTTCTATCGCGCTTTCAGGTACTGGGAAGGCGTGACGCCGAGCCGCTGGCGCGAGCTGCACGGCAACAAGATTCACTAA
- a CDS encoding L-dopachrome tautomerase-related protein has product MGRQSSKSMRRIALRAGFVLTLAVAGALAFVKFEYGGGTLYPDIGSDNPQGLTKLEKLIQLDYPPGNVAVAPNGHVYFNYHPIARAGRFSAATMFEWADGKITPFPSMESQRDFQGSFGMTIDHQNRIWLIEPASLDFQHTRLWAFDLTTRERVAYFEFPGKEAQFAQDLRVTADGKYILLAHTGILRFTAPKLIVYSVEDHSFRTALAEHPCTLPENWLMQTPFGVYRMGYGLVNVAAGLDGIEISPDQKWVYLAGMTNSHLCRAPLSAVVDKTLAPSDVARKVEVLGPKPMSDGITVDTAGHVILTDVEHGGLMAFDPETKDIKTLVRSRDVIWADGVAAGPSGSLYFTDSALSAYMGQFAGPPPRDRLLARQPYFIYRLKP; this is encoded by the coding sequence ATGGGAAGGCAATCAAGCAAAAGTATGAGGCGCATTGCGTTGCGCGCTGGTTTCGTTCTGACGCTTGCAGTAGCGGGCGCGCTGGCGTTCGTCAAATTCGAGTATGGAGGCGGTACGCTCTATCCCGACATCGGCTCTGACAACCCGCAGGGGCTGACCAAGCTTGAGAAGCTGATTCAGCTCGACTACCCGCCTGGCAATGTGGCCGTCGCTCCCAACGGACATGTCTACTTCAACTACCATCCCATCGCTCGAGCCGGGCGATTTTCAGCCGCGACGATGTTCGAATGGGCTGATGGAAAGATCACGCCGTTTCCATCGATGGAGAGTCAACGGGATTTCCAGGGAAGCTTCGGCATGACCATCGACCACCAGAACCGTATCTGGCTGATCGAACCCGCCAGCCTCGATTTCCAGCACACGCGTCTGTGGGCCTTCGACCTGACGACGCGCGAACGCGTCGCATATTTTGAGTTTCCCGGTAAAGAGGCTCAGTTCGCGCAGGATCTGCGAGTGACCGCCGATGGCAAATACATCCTTCTGGCTCACACCGGCATCCTGCGGTTCACCGCCCCGAAGCTTATCGTCTATTCCGTGGAGGACCACAGCTTCCGGACTGCGCTGGCGGAACATCCCTGCACTTTGCCAGAGAATTGGCTGATGCAGACGCCGTTTGGCGTCTACCGCATGGGCTACGGTCTCGTGAATGTCGCCGCCGGGCTCGATGGAATCGAGATCAGCCCCGATCAGAAATGGGTCTATCTCGCCGGCATGACCAATTCCCATCTGTGCCGGGCCCCACTTTCCGCCGTCGTGGACAAGACTCTCGCACCTTCGGACGTTGCTAGGAAGGTGGAAGTTCTAGGGCCTAAGCCCATGAGTGACGGCATCACGGTGGACACGGCGGGCCATGTCATCCTGACCGATGTCGAGCACGGCGGCTTGATGGCATTCGATCCCGAGACCAAAGACATCAAGACATTGGTGCGCTCGCGCGATGTGATATGGGCCGATGGTGTGGCGGCTGGACCGAGCGGCTCTCTGTACTTCACGGACAGCGCGCTGTCGGCCTACATGGGCCAATTTGCCGGACCACCGCCTCGGGACCGATTGCTCGCCCGTCAGCCGTACTTCATCTACCGGCTCAAGCCGTAG
- a CDS encoding SDR family NAD(P)-dependent oxidoreductase: MSGKVWFITGASRGFGRVWAEAALKRGDNVAATARVLADVADLSEVYGDAVLPIALDVTDAHAVQNAVTRAHAHFGRLDVVLNNAGYALVGAIEEAHEADVRAEFDTNFFGTLRVIQAALPLLRRQGSGHIIGVSSVAGIVAGPITGFYNASKFAIEALHESLAQEVKGFGLKVTLLEPGAYATGFASTASLRIAPVINAYSNTRAEVFAAGAKLDFGEPEATADAILKIVDAENPPLRFFVGTEGLPRARAAYADRLAMWEAWEPLSSAAQGEARQHNIAS, encoded by the coding sequence ATGTCTGGCAAAGTCTGGTTCATCACCGGGGCATCCCGCGGCTTTGGCCGCGTCTGGGCGGAGGCCGCCCTCAAGCGTGGCGACAACGTGGCTGCCACCGCCCGCGTTCTGGCTGACGTGGCCGATCTTTCGGAAGTCTACGGCGATGCCGTGCTGCCGATCGCCCTGGACGTGACCGATGCCCATGCGGTGCAGAATGCCGTGACCCGGGCTCACGCGCATTTCGGACGGCTGGACGTCGTGCTCAACAACGCCGGCTACGCGCTGGTCGGGGCGATCGAAGAGGCACACGAGGCCGATGTCCGTGCTGAGTTCGACACCAATTTCTTCGGTACCCTTCGCGTCATCCAGGCCGCGCTCCCCTTGCTGCGACGGCAGGGCAGCGGCCACATCATCGGCGTGTCCAGCGTTGCGGGCATCGTCGCCGGGCCCATCACCGGGTTCTACAACGCCTCGAAATTCGCGATCGAAGCTCTCCATGAAAGCCTGGCCCAGGAGGTCAAGGGTTTCGGGTTGAAAGTCACGCTGCTCGAGCCTGGCGCCTATGCGACGGGGTTCGCTAGCACGGCCTCGCTCAGGATCGCGCCAGTCATCAACGCCTACAGCAACACGCGGGCGGAGGTGTTTGCCGCCGGCGCCAAGCTGGATTTTGGTGAGCCGGAGGCGACGGCCGATGCGATCCTGAAGATCGTCGACGCCGAGAATCCGCCATTGCGGTTCTTTGTCGGAACCGAAGGTCTGCCGCGCGCCCGGGCCGCCTATGCCGATCGCCTCGCGATGTGGGAAGCGTGGGAACCCCTTTCCAGCGCGGCTCAGGGCGAGGCCCGGCAACACAACATCGCATCGTAG
- a CDS encoding transglycosylase domain-containing protein has product MRQIIPPHWKQRVRNFFLDLDARIDSSLFSSAKGIRELYERYSTFMDRFYVGRWKRWVFIEPLSEAATLGLGGLVVMLTLAIPAFRETADEDWLKKSDLAVTFLDRYGNPIGSRGIKHNDSIPLEDFPDVLIKATLATEDRRFYEHFGIDIAGTARALVTNAQAGGVRQGGSSITQQLAKNLFLSNERTIERKVNEAFLAIWLEWRLTKNEILKLYLDRAYMGGGTFGVDGAAHFYFNKSARDVTLAEAAMLAGLFKAPTKYAPHINLPAARARANVVLDNLVDAGFMTEGQVFGARRNPAFAVDRRDEASPNYYLDYAFDEMRKLVDTFPKSYTERVFVVRTAIDTNVQKAAEDAVENQLRQFGRDYHATQAATVVADLDGGIRAMVGGRDYGASQFNRATDAYRQPGSSFKPYVYTTALLNGYTPNSVVVDGPVCIGNWCPQNYGHSYSGSVTLTQAITRSINVVPVKLSIEIGRKNEPKAPNPAKVGRAKIVEVARRFGLKAPLPDTPSLPIGSDEVTVLEHAVAYATFPNRGKAVTPHSVLEVRTGAGDLVWRWDRDGPKPRQAIPASVAADMAGMMSHVVSEGTARRAALDGIPTAGKTGTTNAYRDAWFVGYTGNFTCAVWYGNDDYSPTNRMTGGSLPAQTWHDIMLAAHQGVEVREIPGIGMGQKLPPQPMAAHASAAPKVLETKPGPPPVLTKRGADILVRVEKLLDDAAKAANKSTANDGKPSSSTSALAFPQNYAEENANTSAPRKN; this is encoded by the coding sequence GTGCGCCAGATCATACCACCGCATTGGAAGCAGAGGGTCCGGAATTTCTTCCTGGATCTCGATGCGCGCATCGACTCCTCGCTGTTCTCCTCGGCCAAGGGCATCCGCGAACTCTACGAGCGCTACTCGACCTTCATGGACCGCTTCTATGTCGGGCGGTGGAAGCGCTGGGTGTTCATCGAGCCGCTGTCGGAGGCCGCAACCCTCGGGCTCGGCGGCCTCGTCGTGATGCTCACCCTCGCCATTCCCGCCTTCCGCGAGACCGCAGACGAGGACTGGCTGAAGAAGTCCGACCTCGCGGTGACGTTCCTCGACCGCTACGGCAATCCGATCGGCAGCCGCGGCATCAAGCACAACGACTCCATTCCGCTGGAAGACTTTCCGGACGTCCTGATCAAGGCGACGCTGGCGACCGAGGACCGGCGCTTCTACGAGCATTTCGGCATCGACATCGCCGGCACCGCGCGCGCGCTCGTCACCAACGCGCAAGCCGGCGGCGTGCGCCAGGGCGGCTCCTCGATCACCCAGCAGCTCGCCAAGAACCTGTTCCTGAGCAACGAGCGCACCATCGAGCGCAAGGTCAACGAGGCCTTCCTCGCGATCTGGCTGGAATGGCGCCTGACCAAGAACGAGATCCTCAAGCTCTATCTCGACCGCGCCTATATGGGCGGCGGCACTTTCGGCGTCGACGGCGCGGCGCATTTCTACTTCAACAAGTCCGCACGCGACGTGACGCTGGCGGAAGCGGCGATGCTCGCCGGCCTGTTCAAGGCGCCGACGAAGTATGCCCCGCACATCAACCTGCCCGCCGCCCGCGCCCGCGCCAACGTCGTGCTCGACAACCTCGTCGATGCCGGCTTCATGACCGAGGGCCAGGTGTTCGGCGCCCGCCGCAACCCGGCCTTCGCAGTCGACCGCCGCGACGAGGCCTCGCCGAACTATTATCTCGACTACGCCTTCGACGAGATGCGCAAGCTGGTCGACACCTTCCCGAAGTCCTACACCGAGCGCGTCTTCGTCGTCCGCACCGCCATCGACACCAACGTGCAGAAGGCGGCGGAAGACGCGGTCGAGAACCAGCTGCGCCAGTTCGGCCGCGACTATCACGCGACGCAGGCGGCGACCGTCGTCGCCGATCTCGACGGCGGCATCCGCGCCATGGTCGGCGGCCGCGACTACGGCGCCAGCCAGTTCAACCGCGCCACCGATGCCTATCGCCAGCCGGGCTCCTCGTTCAAGCCTTACGTCTACACCACGGCGCTGCTGAACGGCTACACGCCCAACTCGGTCGTGGTCGACGGTCCGGTCTGCATCGGCAATTGGTGCCCGCAGAACTATGGCCATTCCTATTCCGGCTCGGTGACGCTGACGCAGGCGATCACCCGCTCGATCAACGTCGTGCCGGTGAAGCTGTCGATCGAGATTGGCCGGAAGAACGAGCCGAAGGCGCCGAACCCGGCCAAGGTCGGCCGCGCCAAGATCGTCGAGGTCGCGCGCCGCTTCGGCCTCAAGGCGCCGCTGCCCGACACGCCCTCGCTGCCGATCGGCTCGGACGAGGTCACCGTGCTCGAGCATGCGGTGGCCTACGCGACCTTCCCCAACCGCGGCAAGGCGGTGACGCCGCATTCGGTGCTCGAAGTGCGCACCGGCGCCGGCGACCTGGTCTGGCGCTGGGACCGCGACGGACCGAAGCCGCGGCAGGCGATCCCCGCCTCCGTCGCCGCCGACATGGCCGGCATGATGAGCCACGTCGTGAGCGAAGGCACCGCGCGGCGCGCCGCGCTGGACGGCATTCCGACGGCGGGAAAGACCGGCACGACCAATGCGTATCGCGATGCCTGGTTCGTCGGTTACACCGGCAATTTCACCTGCGCAGTGTGGTACGGCAACGACGATTACTCGCCGACCAACCGCATGACCGGCGGCTCGCTGCCGGCGCAGACCTGGCACGACATCATGCTCGCCGCGCATCAGGGCGTCGAGGTCCGTGAGATCCCCGGCATCGGCATGGGCCAGAAGCTGCCGCCGCAGCCGATGGCCGCGCACGCCAGTGCGGCGCCGAAGGTTCTGGAGACCAAGCCCGGTCCGCCGCCGGTGCTGACCAAGCGCGGCGCCGACATCCTGGTGCGCGTCGAGAAGCTGCTGGATGATGCGGCCAAGGCTGCGAACAAGTCGACGGCAAATGACGGCAAGCCGTCCTCGTCGACGAGCGCGCTCGCCTTCCCGCAGAACTATGCGGAAGAGAACGCCAACACCTCCGCCCCGCGCAAGAACTGA
- a CDS encoding sulfite exporter TauE/SafE family protein encodes MRNNSAAFGSGAIIGTLGGLIGLGGAEFRLPLLISLFRFRGLEAVVLNKATSLIVVASALPFRAGAVPFAEIHAHWPIILNLLAGSLVGAYAGASWATRLESGTLYRVIAVLLLVIAGMLLFAHGNEAATTPALTGASLIVAGIAAGFTIGIVASLLGVAGGEFLIPTLILLFGADVKLAGSLSLAVSLPTMLVGFARYSRDQSFSVLRANWRFMLAMAIGSITGTFIGGLLLGVVPNSILLPGLAVILVVSAVKIWRHE; translated from the coding sequence ATGCGAAACAATTCCGCCGCGTTCGGCTCGGGCGCAATCATCGGCACTCTGGGCGGCCTCATTGGTCTTGGTGGCGCGGAATTTCGGCTGCCGCTGCTCATCAGTCTATTCAGGTTTCGCGGCCTTGAAGCCGTGGTTCTCAACAAGGCGACGAGCCTGATCGTGGTGGCGAGTGCGCTGCCGTTTCGCGCAGGCGCCGTTCCGTTCGCCGAGATACATGCCCATTGGCCGATCATCCTGAACCTGCTGGCGGGCAGCCTTGTCGGCGCCTACGCCGGGGCGTCCTGGGCGACGCGTCTCGAGTCCGGGACGCTGTACAGGGTCATTGCCGTCCTGCTGCTCGTGATCGCGGGCATGCTTCTGTTCGCACACGGCAACGAGGCCGCGACCACTCCGGCGCTGACCGGCGCGAGCCTGATCGTCGCGGGCATCGCAGCGGGCTTTACGATCGGGATCGTGGCATCGTTGCTCGGCGTTGCCGGAGGGGAATTCCTGATCCCCACCCTGATCCTGTTGTTCGGCGCGGACGTGAAGCTGGCAGGCAGCCTCTCACTCGCGGTGAGCCTGCCGACAATGCTGGTGGGATTTGCGCGCTATAGTCGCGATCAGAGCTTTTCGGTGCTGCGCGCGAATTGGCGGTTCATGCTCGCAATGGCGATTGGATCCATAACCGGCACATTCATCGGCGGTCTGCTTCTTGGCGTCGTCCCGAATTCGATTCTTCTGCCGGGATTGGCTGTGATCCTGGTCGTTTCGGCAGTGAAAATCTGGCGGCATGAGTGA
- a CDS encoding DUF2147 domain-containing protein: MQSSPLSRRSAIFLLMATLNIGLMPMAHGEAPVPDAIVGTWEADDGTVKLDMFKAGAEFQARMLYGNEIVEADNVTFKKDAKNPDPTLRSRSLKNIVFITGLHWENGEWSGGSIYDASSGRTYNCKAAVKDGKMHLRGYLGLPAMGQTRTFHRVRG; this comes from the coding sequence ATGCAATCATCCCCACTATCCCGTCGATCCGCCATCTTCCTGCTGATGGCAACCCTGAACATCGGACTGATGCCGATGGCGCACGGCGAGGCGCCGGTCCCCGATGCGATCGTCGGGACATGGGAGGCGGACGACGGCACCGTGAAGCTCGACATGTTCAAGGCCGGCGCAGAATTCCAGGCGCGCATGCTCTACGGCAACGAGATCGTGGAGGCTGACAACGTCACCTTCAAGAAGGACGCCAAGAACCCCGATCCCACGCTGCGTTCGCGGTCGCTAAAGAACATCGTGTTCATCACGGGCTTGCACTGGGAAAATGGCGAGTGGAGCGGCGGCTCGATCTATGACGCCTCATCGGGACGCACCTACAACTGCAAGGCCGCCGTCAAGGACGGCAAGATGCATCTGCGAGGCTATCTCGGCCTGCCGGCGATGGGACAGACCCGCACATTCCACCGGGTTCGCGGGTAG
- a CDS encoding oxidoreductase — protein MEKNGARHRSLLRHGQGNRTASDQGRLSGLRRRAARRRARPLRMDISSEADIQAAVDAILREVDGVDVLVNNAGFGLYGPVEEVGIDEARYQFEVNLFGAARLTQLLLPKMREKRAGTIVNITSMGGKIYTLLGAWYHATKHALEGWSDCLRLELAPFGIKVVVVEPGLIETGFGDVVANGLLKRSGEGPYAKLTQAVAKSTREAYGQGRGTNPSVIADIVSRAVREPKPRTRYVAGKYALPMIKIREWFGDRMFDRVIMSQMR, from the coding sequence ATCGAAAAGAACGGCGCTCGTCACCGGAGCCTCCTCCGGCATGGGCAAGGAAATCGCACGGCGTCTGATCAAGGACGGCTTTCAGGTCTTCGTCGCCGCGCGGCACGTCGACGGGCGCGGCCCCTGCGCATGGACATATCGAGCGAGGCCGACATCCAGGCGGCGGTCGATGCCATCCTGCGCGAGGTGGACGGGGTCGATGTGCTCGTCAACAACGCCGGCTTCGGCCTCTACGGTCCCGTCGAGGAGGTCGGCATCGACGAGGCGCGTTACCAGTTCGAGGTGAACCTGTTCGGCGCCGCCCGCCTGACGCAGCTCCTGCTGCCGAAGATGCGCGAGAAGCGCGCGGGCACGATCGTCAACATCACCTCGATGGGCGGCAAGATCTACACGCTCCTCGGCGCCTGGTACCACGCGACCAAGCATGCGCTGGAAGGCTGGTCCGACTGCCTGCGGCTTGAACTGGCGCCATTCGGCATCAAGGTCGTCGTCGTCGAGCCCGGCCTGATCGAGACGGGATTCGGCGATGTGGTCGCCAATGGCCTGCTCAAACGATCGGGTGAAGGCCCTTACGCCAAACTGACCCAGGCGGTCGCGAAATCGACCCGTGAAGCCTATGGACAGGGACGCGGCACCAATCCGAGCGTCATCGCCGACATCGTGTCCAGGGCTGTGCGGGAGCCGAAGCCGCGCACGCGCTACGTCGCGGGCAAATATGCGCTTCCCATGATCAAGATTCGCGAATGGTTCGGCGATCGCATGTTCGATCGCGTCATCATGAGCCAGATGCGCTAA
- a CDS encoding class I SAM-dependent methyltransferase, translating to MNATAVADFFQFFRSYLSNPWQVSAIAPSGQSLARLMTQEITPGTGPVIELGPGTGIFTKALLRHGVAERDLLLIEYGSDFVRLLQERFPRARVLWMDARQLSQYEPFMAPAAAVVSGLPLLSMSPRKVIAILTGAFRHMQEGGTLYQFTYGPRCPVPRPILDRLGLKASLVGRTALNIPPASVYRIRRRRQLQSQAGTPYA from the coding sequence ATGAACGCGACCGCAGTTGCAGACTTCTTCCAGTTCTTCCGCTCGTACCTGTCCAATCCCTGGCAGGTCTCCGCCATCGCGCCATCGGGCCAGTCACTGGCGCGCCTGATGACGCAGGAGATCACGCCGGGGACTGGGCCGGTGATCGAGCTCGGGCCGGGCACCGGGATCTTCACCAAGGCGTTGCTCCGGCACGGCGTCGCGGAGCGTGACCTGTTGCTGATCGAATACGGTTCGGATTTCGTCCGCCTGTTGCAGGAGCGCTTCCCGAGAGCGCGCGTGCTCTGGATGGATGCGCGCCAGCTAAGTCAGTACGAGCCGTTCATGGCGCCAGCCGCGGCCGTCGTCAGCGGCCTTCCGCTCCTGTCGATGTCGCCGCGCAAGGTGATCGCGATCCTGACGGGCGCCTTCCGCCACATGCAGGAGGGCGGCACGCTCTATCAGTTCACCTACGGACCGCGCTGCCCGGTGCCCCGGCCCATCCTCGACCGTCTCGGGCTGAAGGCGAGCCTGGTCGGGCGAACCGCGCTCAATATTCCGCCGGCATCGGTTTATCGCATCCGTCGGCGACGGCAGTTGCAATCGCAGGCCGGAACGCCTTATGCCTGA
- a CDS encoding YcgN family cysteine cluster protein, with product MTAAPKRPSGQEGFFWKTKTLEQMSGAEWESLCDGCGRCCLNKLEDEDTGQIYFTHIGCKLLDGMSCACKDYPNRSDKVPDCVRLTPANVRTLNWLPPSCGYKLVAEGRDLYWWHPLVSGDPNTVHEAGVSVRGRVEGSEEEVPDEELEDHIVHWPATLPKRARLKKRP from the coding sequence ATGACCGCAGCTCCCAAACGACCTTCCGGACAGGAAGGATTCTTCTGGAAAACCAAGACGTTGGAACAGATGTCGGGGGCCGAATGGGAAAGCCTGTGCGACGGCTGCGGCCGCTGCTGCCTGAACAAGCTCGAGGACGAGGACACCGGGCAGATCTACTTCACCCATATTGGCTGCAAGCTGCTCGATGGGATGAGCTGCGCCTGCAAGGACTATCCGAATCGCTCCGACAAGGTTCCGGACTGCGTCCGCCTGACCCCGGCCAATGTCCGCACCCTGAACTGGCTGCCGCCGAGCTGCGGCTACAAGCTCGTCGCCGAAGGGCGCGACCTCTATTGGTGGCATCCGCTGGTTTCGGGTGACCCCAACACCGTGCACGAAGCCGGCGTCTCCGTGCGCGGCCGCGTCGAGGGCAGCGAGGAGGAGGTTCCGGACGAGGAGCTCGAGGACCACATCGTGCACTGGCCGGCGACCTTGCCGAAACGGGCGCGTCTGAAGAAGCGACCTTGA
- a CDS encoding DUF1214 domain-containing protein, whose product MRLILITLTALLLATVVGVGATWMTTTRGTEIGALTIGAWTARPRTGTADVDPYSRATIVRNGELPIGTGDGVAFTATTDDKKKALDGRCDVIVSGVTPPARFWTLTLYDRKGHLVANSLQRYGFTSQEIVRSSDGSFEIRIASRSRAGNWLPTGGIERYALMLRLYDTPVGVATRTQRDAPMPSITTVGCS is encoded by the coding sequence GTGCGGCTGATCCTGATCACATTGACGGCGCTTCTTCTTGCGACAGTCGTCGGCGTCGGCGCGACGTGGATGACCACGACGCGCGGCACCGAGATCGGCGCGCTGACCATCGGCGCCTGGACCGCGCGGCCGCGCACCGGCACCGCCGACGTCGACCCCTATTCGCGCGCCACCATCGTCCGCAACGGCGAGCTGCCGATCGGCACCGGCGACGGCGTCGCCTTCACCGCCACCACTGACGACAAGAAGAAGGCGCTCGACGGCCGCTGCGACGTGATCGTGTCCGGCGTGACGCCGCCGGCGCGGTTCTGGACGCTGACGCTCTACGACCGCAAGGGCCACCTCGTCGCCAACTCGCTGCAGCGCTACGGCTTCACCAGCCAGGAGATCGTGCGCTCGTCCGACGGCTCGTTCGAGATCCGGATCGCCTCGCGCTCGCGCGCCGGCAACTGGCTGCCGACCGGCGGCATCGAGCGTTACGCATTGATGCTGCGTCTCTACGACACGCCGGTCGGCGTTGCGACGCGCACCCAGCGCGATGCGCCGATGCCGAGCATCACAACGGTGGGCTGCTCATGA
- a CDS encoding DUF1254 domain-containing protein, whose protein sequence is MIRLVFTIVAGVVLGLVVHLVSVLALPRIATQDAYSRLTPMTRVNAVTQLPLADPNNSPMPFMDPAFALAICRYDLSGGPIKLTVPVSQAYTSVSFYTRNEIAYYAINDRSAGRKVIELDLMTEAQHNELPEDEEVTAADRLIIDSPTTTGLILMKALAPEPGLMQQAQGSLQAATCAPQTEPPAKAEAPRGRR, encoded by the coding sequence ATGATCCGGCTCGTCTTCACCATCGTTGCCGGCGTGGTGCTGGGCCTCGTGGTCCATCTCGTCAGCGTGCTGGCGCTGCCGCGGATCGCCACCCAGGATGCCTATTCGCGGCTGACGCCGATGACCAGGGTGAACGCCGTCACCCAGCTTCCTCTCGCCGATCCCAACAATTCGCCGATGCCGTTCATGGATCCGGCCTTCGCGCTGGCAATCTGCCGCTATGACCTGTCGGGCGGGCCGATCAAGCTGACGGTGCCGGTGAGCCAGGCCTACACCTCGGTGTCGTTCTACACCCGCAACGAGATCGCCTATTACGCCATCAACGACCGCTCCGCGGGCCGCAAGGTGATCGAGCTCGACCTGATGACGGAGGCGCAGCACAACGAGCTGCCGGAGGACGAAGAGGTCACCGCGGCCGACCGCCTGATCATCGATTCCCCAACCACGACCGGCCTGATCCTGATGAAGGCGCTCGCCCCCGAGCCCGGCCTGATGCAGCAGGCGCAAGGCTCGCTTCAAGCTGCGACCTGCGCTCCGCAGACCGAGCCGCCAGCCAAGGCCGAGGCGCCGCGCGGACGGCGGTGA